GTCAGTCCTTATCCTTTCAGACAGGTCTGGCGATGCTTTCGAATCCTTGATGCCATAATGCCGAGCGTGTGCAGCCGAAGTGGTTGCGCGCGTTTTTTTTGTCCCTCTGCCGCCGCTTGCCGGTTCTCTTTCGTCGCCGTTCGCACTGTCATGTCGTTCCGCACGTTCGCTCTGCCTTCCCGGTCCCGCCAGGGCTGTTTGCCGGCATTGCCGGCGTCTTTCAGCGGAGCACGCGGCGTGACGTGCGGGCGGGTTGCACGATGACACCGCTCGACCGTCTCCTCGATTTCTTCGCCCGCTTTTCGTTTCGGATCCGCCTGCCGCAAAGCCGCGGCGGCCGTGTCGCGCTGGCGCTCGTATTCATCTATTTCGTCTGGGGTTCGACCTACAGCGGCCTGCATTTCGCGCTGCAGTCGTTCCCGCCTCTGCTGCTGTCCGGGTTGCGCAACCTGCTCGGCGGGATCGGCCTGTTCATCTTCGCGCTGCGGCGCAAGCCCGAATGGCCGACGCTGCTGGAAATCCGCAACTCGGCGATCGTCGGCACGATGCTCGTCGCGCTGTCGTCCGGCACGATCGCGCTCGGGATGCGCACGGTCAGCAGCGGCTCGGCCGCGGTGATGGTTGCCACGGTGCCGCTGTTCGCGACCGTGATCGCGGCGGTCGCCGGGCGGCCGGTGACGAAGGGCGAGTGGGCAGCCGTCGCGCTCGGGATGGTCGGCATCGTCGTGCTGAATTCGGGCGGCGCGGCAGCCGCGAACTCGGCGCTCGGCACGATCTGCGTGCTGGCCGGTGCGCTGTTCTGGGCGGGCGGCGCGCATCTCGCGACGCGGCTCAAGCTGCCGTCCGACCTGTTTTTGTCCACGTCGCTGCAGATCGGCCTCGGCGGGCTGATGTCGACGCTCGCTGCCTGGCTGCTCGGCGAACGCATCGAGCACCTGGCCGTCGGGCCCGTGTTCGCGTTCGTGTACCTGATGGTGTTCTGCACGATGGCTGCGTACGTCGCGTACGGCTACCTGATCCGCCACACGAGCCCGATCATCGCGAGCAGCTGCATGTACGTGAACCCGATTGTCGCGGTCGCGCTCGGTGCGCTGCTGCTTGGCGAACCGGTGACGATGGCGACCGTGGTCGCGACCGTCGCGATCCTCGGCAGCGTCGGTCTGTCGTTCCTGTTCGATCCGGCGCGCCGGCCCGCGGCGCGCGCGGCGGCTGTCGGTTCGGCGGCCGTGGCGGCCGCGTCGGTGGCGGACGCTTCATCCGCACCCGAGCAGATCGCGCTGCCGGATGCGGCGCCCATCCTGACGCCTTCCGCCGTCCCGCTTGCCGTGCCGACGCCGGCTGCCGTCGTGGATCCCGCTGCCGTGATGGACCCGGCGCAGGCGTTCGCGCCGCCGCCTGCCGACGAACCGGCCGCGCCCCGCGCCGACGCGTGAGCCCGCCGTGGCCGGTCGCGCTCAGCCGCGCCGGCCGCCGCGGTGGTGGAGCCAGCCCGCGAGCGCGGTGAACAGCAGTCCGGCCGCGCACATGCCGGTCCAGCCGAACGCGCGCCATGCGGCGACGCCGGCCGACGAGCCGAGCGCGCCGCCGATGAAATAGCACACCATGTACACCGTGTTTACGCGGCTGCGCGCCTCGGGCTTCAGCGCATAGATGCGCGACTGGTTCGAGATCTGCGCGGCCTGCACGCCGACGTCCAGCACGATCACGCCGATCACGAGGCCGACGAGGCTCGAGCCCGACAGCGCAAAGATCACGAACGACAGCGCGAGCAGCGCGATCGCGAGCGAGATGATCGCGCGCGGGCCGCGCTTGTCCGCGAAGCGGCCCGCGTAGGGCGCCGCGAGCGCACCTGCCGCACCGACGATGCCGAACAGGCCGGCCGCCTGCGGGCCGAGATGGAACGGCGCGCCGGCGAGCAGCAGCGTGAGCACGGGCCAGAACGCGCTGAACGCCGCGAACAGCGCGGCGCCCGTCAGCGACGCTTCGCGCAGCCCGCGCAGTTCGACCGCCAGATGCCACATCGAGCCGAGCAGCTTGCCGTACGGCAGCGTCGACGTCGGCGAGCTGCGCGGCAGCCGCAAGACGATCACGGCAGCAAGCGCGACGAGCGCCGCGACCGACGCGCCGAACACCGCGCGCCAGCCGAAATACTCGGCGACGAAGCCGGCGGCCGTGCGGGCGAGCAGGATGCCGAGCAGCAGGCCGCTCATCACGGTGCCGACCGCATGCCCGCGTTCGGCCGGCGGCGCGATCTCGGCGGCGAACGGCACGGCCTGTTGCGCGATGGTCGCGAGCACGCCGATCGCGAGGCTCGCGACGGCGAGCACGACCAGCGACGGCGCGGTGGCCGCCACGATCAGCGCGACCGACAGGCCGGCGATCTGCATCAGGATCAGCCCGCGGCGGTCGAAGCGGTCGCCGAGCGGCGCGAGCAGGAACATGCCGGCCGCATAGCCGAGCTGCGTCGCGGTCGGCACCGCGCCGATCCACGACGCGCCGTCGGGAAAGGCCGAGCGGAAGCTGTCGAGCAGCGGCTGGTTGTAGTAGATGTTCGCGACCGACACGCCCGCGATCGTCGCGAGCAGCAACAGCAGGCTGCGCGAGTAGTGGGGCGAGGCGGCGTCGGTCGGACGGTCGGTGGAGGCGGTGGACATGGCTGCGCGGACGGAGTTGGGCGGCGCGGCGCGCGACGCATGCGTCGGGTGTGCAGGCGGGCCGGGCGCCGATCGAGGCTGCCGATCATACCGGAGCAACGCGAATCCTGCCGGGCGGGCCGCCGCCGCCCGTCACAGTGCGATCTTCACGCTGTCAGTCGACCAGCTCGCCCGTCGGTTCATAGAACGGATATGGCCCGGGGCCTTCGTCCACGTACACGTGATGCGACGTCATCCCGGTATCCGGCGCATAACGATGCACCGCGAACGCCGGCGGTTCGAGCCGGAACGCGGACGGCGCATCGACCTGCAGGTCGAAGGCGACCTGGTGCGCGGGCGCCGGCACGGCCGATGCCAGCGTGCCGCCGAAACGCGTGAACATCGTGCGGTGCACGTGGCCGCACAGCACGCGCTCGACGTTCGGATAACCGCGCAGCAGCGCGTCGAGTTTCGCGGCGGCGGCGGGCGCGAGGCGCAGTGCGTCCATGTGGCCGATCCCCGACGCGAACGGCGGGTGATGCAGCGCGACGATTACCGGCCGGTCGCGCGCGGCGTCGAGCTGCGCGGCGAGCCAGGCGAGCCGTGCGTCGCACAGGTCGCCGTGGCTCGCGCCGGGCACCTGCGAATCGAGCGCGAGCACGCGCACCGGGCCGAGGTCGAGCGCGTACTGCACGAATTCGCCGTCCTGCAGTTCGGCGCGATCGGCGAACGCGCGGCGCAGCCCGGCGCGGTCGTCGTGATTGCCGACCATCAGGTAGTACGGAATCTCGAGCGGCGCGAGCAGGTCGCGCAGATGGCCGTATTCGTCATCGTGACCGAAGTCGGTCAGGTCGCCGGTGACGAGCACGGCATCGGGGCGCGGCACGAGCGCGTTCAGCTTCGCGATGCAGCGCGCGAGCGCGGCCGCCGTGTCGACGCGCCGGTACGCGAGCTGCCCCGGACGCTTGATGTGGAGATCGCTGATTTGAGCAAGCAGCATTGTCGTTCCTCGGAATCGTCTGGTTATTGTGCGTGATGCATCAAGCGCCGAGCGCGATCAGGCCTTCCGGTGCGATCGTCATGCCGACCGCCGTGCCGCGCGCGAGCGCGATGCGGCCCGGCACGTCGATCACGAGCGCGTCGGGCGCCGCGTGCTCGATCGTGAGCCGCGTGCGCTCGCCGAGGAACGCGCATGCGCCGACCGTGCCGCGCAGCGGCGCATGCGCGGGATCGGCGAGTTGCGCATCCTCGGGACGGAAGAACCACTCGTCGGCAGCATGCGGCGTGACGATCGCGCCGCCCGTCGTCACGAGCGTGCCATCCCGCCATTGTCCCGCAAGCCGGTTCAGCGTGCCGATGAACTGCGCGACCGTGCGGTTGGCCGGGTGGTAATAAATGTCGCGCGGCGTGCCGATCTGTTCGATGCGGCCGGCACCCATCACGACGATCCGGTCGCCGAGCTCCATCGCTTCGGCCTGGTCGTGCGTCACGTAGACCGTCGTCACGCCGAGCTCGCGCAGCAGCGCATTCATCTCGCGGCGCAGCACGTCGCGCAGCTTCGCGTCGAGCGCGGTCAGCGGCTCGTCGAGCAGCAGCACGCGCGGGCGCACCGCGAGCGCGCGGGCGAGCGCGACGCGCTGGCGCTGGCCGCCCGACAGTTGATCGACCGGTTTGTCCGCATGCGCGTCGAGCCGCATCATCGCGAGCAGCTCGTCGACGCGTTCGCGCAGCGCGCGCGGCTCGGTCTTGCGGATCTTCAGCCCGTAGCCGACGTTGCCGCGCACCGTCAGGTTCGGGAACAGCGCATAGTTCTGGAACACCATGCCGACCTGCCGGCGCTCGATCGGCAGCCGGGTCACGTCGTCGTTGCCGAACGCGATCGTGCCGCCGGCGTCCGGCGTGTCGAGGCCCGCGATCAGACGCAGCGTCGTCGTCTTGCCGCAGCCCGACGGCCCGAGCAGCACGAGCGTTTCGCCCGCGCCGATCGACAGGTCGAGCGGTTCGAGCACGCGCGTGCCGCGGAACGTCTTCGCGCAGCCGGTCAGGGTGATGGGAGTGGAATCGAGTTTCATGTGAGCGAAAGGGTCAGCGCGGGCGACGCTTGAGCGCGCGCGTGCCGGACGGATCGACGCCGAGCCACTGCATCGCGACGAGGAGCGGCAGCGTCATCAGCAGGAA
The nucleotide sequence above comes from Burkholderia pyrrocinia. Encoded proteins:
- a CDS encoding EamA family transporter, with protein sequence MTPLDRLLDFFARFSFRIRLPQSRGGRVALALVFIYFVWGSTYSGLHFALQSFPPLLLSGLRNLLGGIGLFIFALRRKPEWPTLLEIRNSAIVGTMLVALSSGTIALGMRTVSSGSAAVMVATVPLFATVIAAVAGRPVTKGEWAAVALGMVGIVVLNSGGAAAANSALGTICVLAGALFWAGGAHLATRLKLPSDLFLSTSLQIGLGGLMSTLAAWLLGERIEHLAVGPVFAFVYLMVFCTMAAYVAYGYLIRHTSPIIASSCMYVNPIVAVALGALLLGEPVTMATVVATVAILGSVGLSFLFDPARRPAARAAAVGSAAVAAASVADASSAPEQIALPDAAPILTPSAVPLAVPTPAAVVDPAAVMDPAQAFAPPPADEPAAPRADA
- a CDS encoding MFS transporter produces the protein MSTASTDRPTDAASPHYSRSLLLLLATIAGVSVANIYYNQPLLDSFRSAFPDGASWIGAVPTATQLGYAAGMFLLAPLGDRFDRRGLILMQIAGLSVALIVAATAPSLVVLAVASLAIGVLATIAQQAVPFAAEIAPPAERGHAVGTVMSGLLLGILLARTAAGFVAEYFGWRAVFGASVAALVALAAVIVLRLPRSSPTSTLPYGKLLGSMWHLAVELRGLREASLTGAALFAAFSAFWPVLTLLLAGAPFHLGPQAAGLFGIVGAAGALAAPYAGRFADKRGPRAIISLAIALLALSFVIFALSGSSLVGLVIGVIVLDVGVQAAQISNQSRIYALKPEARSRVNTVYMVCYFIGGALGSSAGVAAWRAFGWTGMCAAGLLFTALAGWLHHRGGRRG
- a CDS encoding phosphodiesterase — translated: MLLAQISDLHIKRPGQLAYRRVDTAAALARCIAKLNALVPRPDAVLVTGDLTDFGHDDEYGHLRDLLAPLEIPYYLMVGNHDDRAGLRRAFADRAELQDGEFVQYALDLGPVRVLALDSQVPGASHGDLCDARLAWLAAQLDAARDRPVIVALHHPPFASGIGHMDALRLAPAAAAKLDALLRGYPNVERVLCGHVHRTMFTRFGGTLASAVPAPAHQVAFDLQVDAPSAFRLEPPAFAVHRYAPDTGMTSHHVYVDEGPGPYPFYEPTGELVD
- a CDS encoding ABC transporter ATP-binding protein; translated protein: MKLDSTPITLTGCAKTFRGTRVLEPLDLSIGAGETLVLLGPSGCGKTTTLRLIAGLDTPDAGGTIAFGNDDVTRLPIERRQVGMVFQNYALFPNLTVRGNVGYGLKIRKTEPRALRERVDELLAMMRLDAHADKPVDQLSGGQRQRVALARALAVRPRVLLLDEPLTALDAKLRDVLRREMNALLRELGVTTVYVTHDQAEAMELGDRIVVMGAGRIEQIGTPRDIYYHPANRTVAQFIGTLNRLAGQWRDGTLVTTGGAIVTPHAADEWFFRPEDAQLADPAHAPLRGTVGACAFLGERTRLTIEHAAPDALVIDVPGRIALARGTAVGMTIAPEGLIALGA